The following are encoded together in the Mycolicibacterium arabiense genome:
- a CDS encoding glycoside hydrolase family 3 N-terminal domain-containing protein: MAATLRTSTGRSRALCAVLAASALTLACTPGSATPETTGAEAPASAVTPTPVSTSTTLPPTPGAPACGQGDALLASMSTRDKLAQLLMVGVTGAADATAVVDQHHVGGIMIGSWTDLSMLNDGTIPALAGTSAPLPPAVSVDEEGGRVSRLKSIIGVQPSPRVLAQNNTPAQVRDIAFARGQAMRGLGITVDFAPVVDVTTESDDEVIGDRSFGSDPAQVAQYAGAYAQGLRDAGVLPVLKHFPGHGSASGDSHVGGVVTPPIGDLQTSDLIPYRSLTTQAPVAVMVGHMQVPGLTGDLPASLSPAAYALLRSGGYGGPPFNGIVYTDDLSSMGAINQRYGVAEAVLRSLQAGADVALWITTGEVPAVLDRLESAVNAGELDMSRVDGSVLRISGTKGPSPRC, from the coding sequence ATGGCTGCAACCCTCCGAACGTCGACCGGACGATCCCGTGCCCTCTGCGCCGTGCTGGCCGCATCGGCCCTGACCTTGGCGTGCACGCCGGGATCGGCGACTCCGGAGACCACCGGGGCCGAGGCTCCCGCGTCCGCCGTGACGCCGACGCCCGTGTCGACCTCCACCACGCTGCCCCCCACGCCGGGTGCGCCTGCCTGCGGTCAGGGCGACGCGCTGCTGGCCTCGATGTCGACCCGCGACAAGCTCGCGCAGTTGCTGATGGTCGGGGTGACCGGGGCGGCAGACGCCACCGCAGTCGTCGACCAGCACCACGTCGGCGGCATCATGATCGGTAGCTGGACCGACCTGTCGATGCTCAACGACGGCACGATCCCCGCACTGGCCGGCACCTCCGCTCCGCTTCCGCCTGCGGTCAGCGTCGACGAGGAGGGCGGCCGAGTGTCCCGGCTGAAGTCGATCATCGGCGTTCAGCCATCGCCGCGGGTGCTCGCGCAGAACAACACCCCGGCCCAGGTGCGCGACATCGCGTTCGCGCGCGGGCAGGCGATGCGCGGGCTCGGCATCACGGTCGACTTCGCCCCGGTCGTCGACGTCACGACCGAGTCGGACGACGAGGTCATCGGCGACCGCTCGTTCGGCTCCGACCCGGCCCAGGTGGCCCAGTACGCCGGCGCCTACGCCCAGGGCCTGCGCGACGCGGGCGTGCTGCCCGTGCTCAAGCACTTCCCTGGCCACGGCAGCGCCTCCGGTGACTCGCACGTCGGCGGCGTCGTCACGCCGCCGATCGGCGACCTGCAGACCAGCGATCTGATTCCGTACCGGTCGTTGACCACCCAAGCGCCGGTGGCCGTCATGGTCGGCCACATGCAGGTGCCCGGGCTGACGGGCGACCTGCCCGCGAGCCTGAGCCCCGCGGCGTACGCCCTGCTGCGCTCGGGCGGGTACGGCGGTCCGCCGTTCAACGGCATCGTCTACACCGACGACCTGTCGAGCATGGGTGCCATCAACCAGCGCTACGGCGTGGCCGAGGCCGTGCTGCGCTCGCTGCAGGCCGGCGCGGACGTCGCACTGTGGATCACCACCGGTGAGGTGCCCGCCGTGCTCGACCGGCTCGAGAGCGCGGTCAACGCCGGTGAACTCGACATGAGCCGCGTCGACGGCTCGGTGCTGCGAATCTCCGGCACCAAGGGGCCGTCCCCGCGCTGCTGA
- a CDS encoding DUF2613 domain-containing protein gives MDRFVLPAAASIVVGLLLGAAAIFGVTLMVQEDSKPPVQAGDPASSVLNRVEYGDRT, from the coding sequence GTGGATCGGTTCGTCTTGCCTGCGGCAGCCAGCATCGTCGTTGGTCTGCTCCTCGGCGCGGCCGCAATCTTCGGCGTGACGCTGATGGTCCAGGAGGACAGCAAGCCCCCCGTTCAGGCGGGCGATCCGGCGTCGTCGGTGCTCAACAGGGTCGAGTACGGCGACCGTACGTAG
- a CDS encoding aminotransferase class I/II-fold pyridoxal phosphate-dependent enzyme, whose amino-acid sequence MHPERHDAAPLFDSLRRFVEREQAPFYSPGHKGGRTLDPWFRDNIAAIDLNNLPDTDTLHCPEGPILDAERLIADAWGVGQSFILVQGSTTGNVAAALSALRPDEPVLVARNAHKSVLAGLVQVGARPVWLEPRWDERFGVAHGLDTAVVERALADSGAAALWVLHPTYYGTTGDIAALADACRRHDARLLVDGAHSPHFAFHPDLPTPGERAGAAATVQSVHKILSGLSQAAVLHVDPEQLDTATVRRALQLIQTTSPHFAIMASIDLARREMMRDGHALLERALDRARRTAEEIAATPGLTVLRREHLTGPGTGLHQLDETKLLIGTAGLAADARDVLARLNREYGVQPELSGAGHLLCITTIGNTDADMDRLVSGLASIAAEVGTRPEGADADLLADLLSVRPAVALTPREAFFAADATVPLAQAHGRVAAEAITPYPPGIPLVMPGERLDADVIDLLEALRTAGNPISASDPSLGVVKVVR is encoded by the coding sequence ATGCACCCCGAGAGGCACGACGCCGCACCGCTGTTCGACTCGCTGCGGCGCTTCGTCGAACGGGAGCAGGCGCCGTTCTACAGTCCTGGACACAAGGGCGGCAGGACCCTGGACCCGTGGTTCCGCGACAACATCGCGGCGATCGACCTCAACAACCTGCCCGACACCGACACCCTGCACTGTCCCGAGGGCCCCATCCTCGACGCGGAAAGGTTGATCGCCGACGCCTGGGGCGTGGGGCAGAGCTTCATCCTGGTGCAGGGGTCGACGACGGGCAATGTGGCCGCTGCCCTTTCGGCGCTGCGACCCGACGAGCCGGTGCTGGTGGCCCGCAACGCCCACAAGTCGGTGCTCGCCGGGCTGGTGCAGGTCGGCGCCCGCCCGGTCTGGCTGGAACCCCGGTGGGACGAACGGTTCGGCGTCGCGCACGGTCTGGACACGGCGGTGGTGGAACGCGCCTTGGCCGACAGTGGCGCTGCCGCCCTGTGGGTGCTGCACCCCACGTACTACGGCACCACCGGTGACATCGCCGCACTGGCAGATGCCTGCCGCAGACACGACGCCCGATTGCTCGTCGACGGCGCCCACTCACCGCACTTCGCGTTCCACCCCGACCTACCGACGCCCGGCGAACGAGCCGGTGCCGCAGCGACGGTGCAGTCCGTGCACAAGATCCTGTCGGGCTTGAGCCAGGCCGCGGTGCTGCACGTCGACCCTGAACAACTCGACACCGCAACGGTGCGGCGGGCGCTGCAGCTCATCCAGACCACCAGCCCGCACTTCGCGATCATGGCGTCGATCGACCTCGCGCGCCGGGAGATGATGCGCGACGGGCACGCCCTGCTCGAGCGGGCGCTCGACCGGGCCCGGCGCACCGCTGAGGAGATCGCCGCCACACCGGGTCTGACCGTGCTGCGCCGGGAGCACCTGACGGGGCCCGGCACCGGTCTGCATCAGCTCGACGAGACGAAGCTGCTGATCGGCACGGCGGGTTTGGCGGCCGACGCCCGCGACGTGCTGGCCCGGCTCAACCGGGAGTACGGCGTGCAGCCGGAGTTGAGCGGTGCGGGACATCTGCTGTGCATCACGACGATCGGCAACACCGATGCCGACATGGACCGGCTGGTGTCGGGGCTCGCGAGCATCGCGGCCGAGGTCGGCACGCGACCCGAGGGCGCGGACGCCGACCTGCTCGCCGACCTGCTGTCGGTGCGGCCCGCCGTGGCGCTGACACCGCGTGAGGCGTTCTTCGCCGCCGACGCGACGGTGCCGCTGGCGCAGGCGCACGGGCGGGTCGCCGCCGAGGCCATCACGCCCTATCCGCCAGGCATTCCGCTGGTGATGCCTGGCGAGCGCCTCGACGCCGACGTCATCGACCTGCTGGAGGCGCTGCGCACGGCAGGCAACCCGATCAGCGCCTCGGACCCCTCACTGGGCGTCGTGAAGGTGGTCCGCTAG